A single genomic interval of Panthera uncia isolate 11264 chromosome A1 unlocalized genomic scaffold, Puncia_PCG_1.0 HiC_scaffold_17, whole genome shotgun sequence harbors:
- the LOC125935722 gene encoding protein kish-A-like: MSAIFNFQSRLTVILLLIYSCAYIPSLAHSLLDRNKTGLLGIFWKCSRIGEQKSLYVAVCCIVMAFSFFFIQ; encoded by the coding sequence ATgtctgccatttttaattttcagagtcGGTTGACTGTAATCTTGTTGCTTATATATTCCTGTGCTTATATCCCATCCTTGGCACACAGCCTCCTGGACAGAAATAAAACTGGATTGTTGGGTATATTTTGGAAATGCTCCAGAATTGGTGAACAGAAGAGTCTTTATGTTGCAGTATGCTGTATAGTGATGGCCTTCAGCTTCTTCTTCATACAGTAG